A DNA window from Mucilaginibacter xinganensis contains the following coding sequences:
- a CDS encoding HdeD family acid-resistance protein, translating to MNSPAFKNANGVVNNWWLMLLAGIALIALGIGTIASPLHAYLSLSLVFAIGILAAGIFEIIFSLSNTAMIGWGWAILGGIVDLLIGGYLIAFPVITMVLFPLLVGFWILIRGFMAARSAFEIKAFGLPGWGWLLLTGLVIILLGIMILLNPVWGIVNIIIWTGLAFIVGGAFRIYLAVKLSRLK from the coding sequence ATGAATAGTCCGGCTTTCAAGAATGCAAACGGAGTTGTAAATAACTGGTGGCTGATGCTGCTTGCAGGCATTGCCCTTATTGCCTTAGGGATAGGAACCATCGCATCGCCGCTACATGCTTATCTGTCATTGAGCCTGGTATTTGCCATAGGTATTTTAGCAGCGGGGATATTTGAAATTATATTTTCTCTTTCAAATACAGCAATGATTGGCTGGGGGTGGGCAATACTTGGCGGAATAGTGGATTTGTTAATAGGGGGATATTTGATCGCTTTTCCCGTAATTACAATGGTTTTGTTTCCTTTACTTGTCGGATTTTGGATTCTGATCCGCGGTTTTATGGCGGCCCGTAGTGCGTTTGAAATAAAAGCGTTTGGTTTGCCGGGCTGGGGCTGGTTGCTGCTAACCGGCCTGGTGATAATCCTGCTGGGTATTATGATTTTGTTAAATCCGGTATGGGGGATTGTTAATATTATTATCTGGACAGGGTTGGCTTTCATTGTCGGCGGCGCGTTCCGTATTTATCTTGCTGTTAAGCTAAGCAGATTAAAATGA
- a CDS encoding L,D-transpeptidase family protein translates to MSLKIMQNNWLKSILFFVLASVSLSSCGQGEKKTNPVDSLKKSWSQTIPGNFSDQSKAIFDSTELVSFIKNYPDFKPYTADIGDFYKRRKYSYAWFNDGVLIEQAGNLFSRVSNLQDEGVYKSAPYQKVLDSLVYNSKKEGTDVQLELMLTAQYFVFSKLAWNGMSSTVSKSLNWYLPRKKVAYNEYLDSILKIKGKAAPATEPVYRQYELLRNYLSKYRKLDSLDNWLPFTIKKGSVKPGDTSSVIPLVKARLYKLGDYHADTVNNNFDTLLATALKHFQARHGLINNGLLNTATVAELNVPLKSRIKQLLVNMERCRWLPLSLNSDYLVVNIPEFKLHVYHADSLLWSCNVVVGQTVHQTTVFYGEIQYIVFSPYWNVPPSIVQKEVLPAMRKRANYLAKEHMEITGYRDGLPVVRQKPGPENSLGLVKFLFPNSYNIYLHDTPSKSLFSESSRGFSHGCIRIQEPFKLATFLLKDYPAWSTAKIDQAMDSGKEQTVTLTKKVPVFIAYFTAFIDRDNTLNFRNDIYNHDEKLASMILSGKGDY, encoded by the coding sequence ATGTCCCTGAAAATCATGCAAAATAACTGGCTGAAAAGCATACTGTTCTTCGTTTTGGCCAGCGTATCGTTGAGCAGTTGCGGCCAGGGCGAAAAGAAAACTAATCCTGTTGATTCATTAAAAAAAAGCTGGAGTCAAACTATTCCCGGTAATTTCAGTGATCAGTCTAAAGCTATTTTTGATAGCACGGAACTTGTTAGCTTTATAAAAAATTACCCTGACTTTAAACCCTACACTGCTGATATTGGCGATTTTTATAAAAGGAGGAAGTATTCCTACGCGTGGTTTAATGACGGTGTGCTGATTGAGCAGGCAGGCAATTTGTTTAGCCGGGTAAGTAATCTGCAGGATGAGGGCGTTTATAAAAGCGCGCCTTATCAAAAAGTACTCGACTCGTTAGTATACAATAGTAAAAAGGAAGGTACTGACGTACAATTGGAACTAATGCTTACCGCACAATATTTTGTATTTTCGAAACTGGCCTGGAACGGTATGAGCAGTACTGTAAGCAAATCTTTAAACTGGTATCTACCCCGAAAGAAAGTAGCGTATAACGAATACCTTGACAGTATTCTAAAAATAAAGGGTAAGGCGGCGCCGGCAACTGAGCCAGTTTATCGCCAGTATGAATTGTTACGTAATTATTTAAGTAAATACAGGAAGCTGGATTCACTGGATAACTGGCTCCCTTTTACTATTAAAAAAGGGTCTGTTAAACCCGGGGATACTTCGTCAGTTATTCCGCTTGTGAAGGCTCGTTTATATAAACTTGGAGACTATCATGCAGATACCGTAAATAATAACTTTGATACTTTGCTGGCGACGGCTCTAAAACATTTTCAGGCACGGCATGGCCTTATTAACAACGGGTTGCTTAACACCGCTACTGTTGCTGAATTGAATGTGCCGTTGAAAAGCCGGATTAAGCAGCTGTTGGTGAATATGGAACGTTGCCGGTGGCTCCCCCTTAGCTTAAATTCTGATTACCTGGTGGTGAATATTCCGGAGTTTAAATTACATGTTTACCATGCTGATAGCTTATTGTGGAGCTGTAACGTGGTAGTGGGGCAAACAGTGCACCAAACTACCGTGTTTTATGGTGAGATACAATACATTGTATTTAGCCCTTACTGGAACGTGCCACCCTCCATAGTACAAAAAGAAGTGCTGCCGGCAATGAGGAAACGAGCCAATTACCTGGCTAAAGAGCATATGGAAATAACCGGTTACAGAGATGGGTTGCCGGTTGTGAGGCAAAAACCAGGTCCGGAGAATTCATTGGGACTGGTGAAATTCCTTTTCCCTAACAGTTATAATATCTACCTGCACGACACGCCGTCTAAATCGTTATTCAGTGAATCATCAAGAGGTTTTAGCCACGGGTGCATCCGCATACAGGAGCCTTTTAAATTGGCTACTTTCTTACTAAAAGATTACCCGGCCTGGAGTACAGCCAAAATAGACCAGGCAATGGACTCGGGCAAAGAGCAAACCGTAACGCTAACTAAAAAAGTGCCCGTATTTATTGCTTATTTCACTGCATTTATCGACCGCGACAACACTTTAAATTTCCGGAACGATATTTATAACCACGATGAAAAGCTTGCTTCAATGATCCTTTCAGGCAAAGGGGATTATTAA
- a CDS encoding patatin-like phospholipase family protein, translating into MKTGLVLSGGGARCIAHLGLLHGLEEMNIRPGVISGVSAGALIGALYAAGNSALKILEMVKEHSSFSVLKTVLSPVGLFSSAGIREVLRSAIPVDDFGALQIPLYVTATDLDSGVSATFSKGPLFETVVSSTAVPGIFQPVNINGLYYVDGGVLDNLPASCIRDKCDKLIGSHVNKLYPHKPKKWGRLEVMEKCFHLAIGHTVLINSLLCDVFVEPYLGGYTMFETKYADKIFEAGYLAVMEKRETIASWNQSS; encoded by the coding sequence ATGAAAACAGGACTAGTACTTTCGGGCGGAGGCGCGCGCTGCATTGCACATCTTGGTTTGTTACATGGCTTGGAGGAAATGAACATCCGTCCGGGGGTGATCTCAGGTGTCAGTGCCGGTGCGCTAATTGGCGCGCTGTACGCTGCCGGCAACTCTGCGTTAAAAATTCTTGAGATGGTGAAGGAACATAGCTCCTTCAGTGTGTTAAAAACCGTGTTATCTCCTGTGGGTCTTTTTTCATCTGCGGGCATCAGGGAGGTATTAAGGTCAGCCATCCCTGTTGATGATTTCGGCGCACTGCAAATCCCTTTGTACGTAACAGCCACCGACCTGGATAGTGGCGTATCCGCTACTTTTTCAAAGGGCCCGCTATTTGAAACGGTAGTTAGCTCAACGGCCGTTCCGGGAATATTTCAGCCGGTTAACATTAACGGGCTGTACTATGTTGACGGCGGCGTGCTGGATAATTTACCGGCAAGCTGCATCAGGGACAAGTGCGATAAATTAATAGGTTCACACGTAAACAAACTTTACCCCCACAAACCTAAAAAATGGGGACGGCTGGAAGTAATGGAAAAATGTTTCCACCTGGCCATTGGGCATACTGTGTTAATAAATTCATTGCTTTGTGATGTTTTTGTGGAACCCTACCTTGGCGGTTACACTATGTTTGAAACAAAATATGCGGATAAAATATTTGAAGCAGGCTACCTTGCTGTTATGGAGAAAAGGGAGACAATTGCATCATGGAACCAATCATCTTAG
- a CDS encoding universal stress protein: MKNILVLTDLSENAAHAAELSVIFGGKLNANLLLYHTFLGAVVIPNYEGGPLASNASIELEAESRAHLDKLAGYLQPFIDKLDKYGYKPVISCQLGEGSLGGNVLSLIETKNVEIIVMGARSGSSLEHILLGSDTNAVMQKATCPVLVVPMESNLQKLTKVVFATDFEAEDIVAIQYLVNLAKLFDFELEIVHVALPGKNNEYKKDLQFSLKAEVSKLTYSHIVYKNVRGNNVIKRLNRLCEETDAGILALSHHQHSFFGRLLQKSTTKEALSLQKIPLLVFPLKTT; the protein is encoded by the coding sequence ATGAAAAATATCCTGGTACTTACTGATTTATCTGAAAATGCTGCCCATGCGGCAGAATTAAGTGTAATATTCGGCGGCAAGCTGAATGCCAACCTGCTGTTATACCATACCTTCCTTGGAGCTGTAGTGATTCCCAATTATGAAGGCGGGCCGCTGGCTTCCAACGCTTCCATTGAACTTGAGGCAGAGAGCAGAGCACATTTAGATAAACTTGCCGGATACCTGCAACCCTTTATTGACAAGCTAGATAAGTATGGCTATAAACCGGTGATCAGCTGCCAGCTTGGTGAAGGCAGCCTCGGCGGTAATGTTTTAAGCCTTATTGAAACTAAAAACGTTGAAATAATTGTAATGGGTGCCCGGTCAGGCAGTTCACTTGAACACATATTACTTGGCAGCGACACCAACGCCGTTATGCAAAAAGCCACTTGCCCTGTCTTAGTTGTCCCCATGGAGTCCAATCTTCAAAAATTGACTAAAGTGGTTTTTGCTACTGATTTTGAGGCCGAAGATATAGTAGCCATTCAATACCTTGTTAATCTGGCGAAGCTATTCGATTTTGAGCTGGAGATTGTTCACGTAGCACTGCCCGGTAAAAACAATGAATATAAAAAGGATTTGCAGTTTTCTCTTAAAGCAGAAGTGTCAAAACTAACCTATTCACACATCGTCTACAAAAACGTGCGCGGAAACAACGTGATTAAAAGACTGAACCGTTTATGCGAAGAAACCGACGCCGGCATACTGGCCCTCTCCCATCATCAACATTCATTTTTCGGACGGCTGTTGCAAAAAAGCACAACAAAAGAAGCATTATCGCTACAAAAAATCCCGTTGCTGGTATTTCCTTTAAAAACAACGTAG
- a CDS encoding DNA topoisomerase 3 — protein sequence MKVIIAEKPSVAREIAKVFGATTKKDGYMEGKGYTFTWAFGHLLQLAPPQEYGFYGWNVQNLPMLPPKFKLSIRKVKTKEGMVDDPSVKKQLDIIKGLFDEATEIIVATDAGREGELIFRYIYYYLKCKKPFKRLWISSQTDEAIKEGFRNLKPGSDYDTLFNSAHCRSQSDWLVGMNATQALSLSSGTRAVLSLGRVQTPTLAMICSRFLENKNFVPQLYYQAAIQVDKEGQTFRAMSVESYKTKEEAQKIIDDVEDVASGFPTGGYVINVEAKPRKEPPPLLHDLSSLQQEANKKKGFTADQTLTLLQGLYESKLVTYPRTGSRYIGDDVFAEVPALLAKFTNHPDFGKQANLLLQSKLNKRSVNAKKVTDHHAILPTGETAHQLTPDKQAIYDLVVGRMLEAFNQDCIKEVTKITVESGSKFTASGTVIHTAGWRAIFNEADEEKKDEENASLPKVVQGEHLPVTNKALLEKQTKPKPLYNEASLLKALETAGKEIDDEELRYAMKESGLGTPATRAAIIETLIKRDYILREKKNLVPTATGLSVYNVVKSQKIAQAELTGTWEKRLEEIRSGASVADFQEEIKTYTRTITRELLQAGTLMKNT from the coding sequence ATGAAAGTAATCATCGCCGAAAAACCATCTGTTGCCAGAGAAATTGCCAAAGTTTTTGGCGCCACCACCAAAAAGGATGGCTATATGGAGGGCAAAGGTTATACTTTTACCTGGGCCTTTGGGCATTTATTGCAGCTTGCCCCACCGCAGGAGTATGGGTTTTACGGCTGGAATGTTCAAAACCTTCCGATGTTGCCCCCAAAGTTTAAGCTTTCTATAAGGAAGGTAAAAACCAAAGAAGGCATGGTTGATGATCCCTCTGTAAAAAAACAACTGGATATTATTAAAGGGCTTTTTGATGAAGCTACAGAAATTATAGTGGCTACGGATGCCGGGCGCGAGGGAGAACTTATTTTCCGCTATATCTACTACTATTTAAAATGTAAAAAGCCTTTTAAGCGTTTGTGGATCTCCTCGCAAACTGACGAAGCCATTAAGGAAGGATTCAGGAACCTTAAGCCGGGATCTGACTACGATACGCTCTTCAATTCGGCGCATTGCCGTTCACAGTCTGACTGGCTGGTTGGGATGAACGCCACGCAGGCGCTCAGCTTATCGTCAGGCACAAGAGCTGTGCTTTCGCTGGGGCGGGTGCAAACCCCAACGCTGGCAATGATCTGCTCCCGTTTTTTGGAAAATAAGAATTTTGTGCCGCAACTTTATTACCAGGCTGCTATACAGGTAGATAAAGAAGGGCAAACCTTTCGTGCAATGTCTGTTGAAAGCTATAAAACAAAGGAAGAGGCGCAAAAGATAATTGATGATGTTGAAGATGTTGCATCAGGATTTCCCACCGGCGGATACGTTATTAATGTGGAAGCCAAGCCCCGCAAAGAGCCGCCGCCGCTGCTGCATGATTTGAGTAGCTTGCAGCAGGAAGCTAATAAAAAGAAAGGGTTTACTGCCGACCAAACGCTTACCCTGTTACAAGGCCTTTATGAAAGCAAGCTGGTTACCTATCCACGTACAGGCAGCAGATATATAGGGGATGATGTATTTGCCGAAGTACCTGCATTGCTCGCCAAATTTACAAACCATCCTGATTTTGGTAAACAGGCAAACTTATTGCTGCAAAGCAAGCTGAACAAACGTAGTGTTAATGCCAAAAAGGTAACAGATCACCATGCCATATTGCCTACAGGGGAAACGGCACACCAGCTAACTCCGGACAAGCAGGCCATTTATGACTTGGTTGTTGGCAGGATGCTGGAGGCATTTAACCAGGATTGTATTAAGGAAGTAACTAAGATCACCGTAGAATCGGGCAGTAAATTTACGGCCAGCGGAACCGTGATCCATACTGCGGGGTGGCGCGCGATATTTAATGAAGCCGATGAAGAGAAAAAAGACGAAGAGAATGCATCCCTTCCAAAAGTTGTGCAGGGCGAACACCTGCCGGTAACCAATAAGGCCTTATTAGAAAAACAGACCAAACCCAAACCGTTATATAATGAAGCCAGCCTTTTAAAGGCCCTGGAAACAGCGGGGAAAGAAATAGATGACGAAGAACTACGCTATGCCATGAAAGAAAGCGGACTGGGCACACCCGCAACCCGCGCTGCAATAATTGAAACCCTGATAAAAAGAGATTACATCCTGCGCGAAAAGAAGAACCTGGTGCCAACAGCTACAGGTCTTTCCGTTTACAATGTGGTAAAAAGCCAAAAAATAGCACAGGCAGAACTGACGGGTACCTGGGAAAAACGGTTGGAAGAAATTAGGTCCGGTGCCTCTGTTGCGGACTTCCAGGAGGAGATAAAAACCTACACGCGTACCATTACCCGTGAGCTATTGCAAGCCGGCACTTTAATGAAGAATACCTAA
- a CDS encoding arsenic transporter: MAHLFIWIISFLAIAGVIIRPFKVPEFIWALAGAILLIATKLISPSEGLSGINNGTDVYLFLTGMMLLAETAREEKLFDWLAAHATRQAKGSAGRLFLLIYLVGILVTAFLSNDATAVVLTPAVAAAAKAAKVNKPLPFLLICAFIANAASFVLPISNPANLVIYGSHMPSLLHWLPTYILPSIAAITVTYFVLRYTQRHELKQPIATEIEIPALSQGGKTAIVGIIATALILLAASAFDVQLGLPTAITGVLTSAIVILRAKKNPWSVVKGISWSVLPLVAGLFVIVEALDKTGITHTLAALLEQGTANSVTDTTWSSGLIIAVASNLMNNLPVGLIAGNVLQAVHIPEIIKSAVLIGIDLGPNLSITGSLATILWLVALRREGISISAWVFLKLGVLVMTTALVCAIAALWV; the protein is encoded by the coding sequence ATGGCACACCTGTTTATCTGGATCATATCATTTTTAGCTATAGCAGGCGTTATTATCCGGCCATTTAAGGTGCCCGAATTTATTTGGGCTTTAGCCGGCGCCATTTTACTAATAGCAACAAAGCTTATCTCGCCCTCCGAAGGCCTAAGCGGTATCAATAACGGCACCGATGTTTACCTGTTTTTAACCGGAATGATGCTGCTTGCTGAAACAGCAAGAGAAGAGAAACTATTCGACTGGCTGGCTGCGCATGCCACAAGGCAGGCTAAAGGATCAGCGGGCAGGCTTTTTCTTTTGATTTACCTGGTAGGTATTCTTGTTACGGCATTTTTATCAAATGATGCAACAGCAGTTGTGCTCACCCCGGCCGTAGCGGCTGCGGCTAAAGCAGCTAAGGTAAACAAGCCGCTTCCTTTTTTACTGATCTGCGCTTTTATTGCCAATGCAGCATCGTTTGTTCTGCCTATATCCAACCCTGCAAACCTGGTAATATACGGCAGCCATATGCCATCGTTGTTACATTGGCTCCCAACCTATATTTTGCCATCCATTGCTGCCATTACAGTTACTTACTTTGTGTTACGCTATACCCAGCGACATGAATTAAAGCAACCCATAGCAACAGAAATAGAAATCCCTGCGCTTTCACAGGGCGGGAAAACGGCAATAGTTGGCATTATTGCTACAGCCTTAATTTTGCTTGCTGCTTCGGCATTTGATGTTCAGCTTGGCTTGCCCACAGCTATTACCGGCGTACTTACATCGGCAATCGTAATTTTACGGGCTAAAAAAAATCCATGGTCGGTCGTGAAGGGGATTTCATGGTCGGTACTGCCGCTGGTTGCGGGGCTGTTTGTGATAGTTGAAGCGCTTGATAAAACAGGTATAACGCATACCCTTGCCGCTTTGCTTGAGCAGGGTACAGCCAATTCTGTTACCGACACAACGTGGAGCAGCGGATTGATTATAGCCGTTGCCAGTAACCTGATGAACAACCTGCCTGTCGGTCTGATAGCAGGGAACGTATTACAGGCCGTCCACATACCCGAAATCATAAAAAGTGCCGTACTGATAGGTATAGACCTGGGGCCAAATCTTTCTATTACGGGCTCCCTTGCTACCATTTTATGGTTGGTAGCCTTGCGCCGCGAAGGAATAAGCATTAGTGCGTGGGTATTTTTAAAACTCGGCGTTTTAGTTATGACAACGGCACTTGTATGTGCGATAGCTGCACTTTGGGTATAA
- a CDS encoding proline dehydrogenase family protein, producing the protein MIEKNNLSFENTEIAFRHSSNSDLKRAYWLFRVINVNFLVKIGPPITNWAIKIGLPIKGLIKATIFKHFCGGETIAECDKTIKNLNIGGVGTILDYSIEGEDDELVFDNTRDEIIRTIERAAVDKAVPITVFKVTGVARFSLLEKLDAKAQLSIAEQEEWEKVQARVLAICEKAHSVGIPVMIDAEESWIQQTIDMLALDMMHLYNAEKAIVYNTYQLYRHDKLASLKNDHAIAVKGGFILGAKLVRGAYMEKERKRAEEMGYLSPIQPDKRSSDKDYDAALDYCTDHIETLAFVAGTHNEESCRVLAELLDRKKIDHKNPHVYFSQLLGMSDNLSFNLANSNYNVAKYVPYGPIKAVLPYLFRRAQENTAIAGQMSRELSLIVKEVERRKIAR; encoded by the coding sequence ATGATCGAAAAAAACAACTTATCCTTTGAAAATACGGAGATTGCTTTCCGTCATTCTTCAAATTCCGACCTTAAACGTGCGTACTGGTTATTCAGGGTGATCAACGTTAACTTTTTAGTTAAAATAGGGCCTCCAATTACTAATTGGGCTATAAAAATTGGCCTGCCAATTAAGGGACTTATTAAAGCAACTATATTTAAACATTTTTGCGGTGGCGAAACCATTGCTGAATGTGATAAAACCATAAAAAACTTAAATATTGGTGGTGTAGGTACCATCCTTGACTATTCGATAGAAGGTGAGGACGACGAACTTGTGTTTGATAATACCCGCGATGAAATTATCCGCACAATAGAAAGGGCCGCAGTGGATAAAGCGGTACCCATTACGGTTTTTAAGGTTACAGGCGTGGCCCGTTTCTCGTTATTGGAGAAGCTTGACGCAAAGGCACAACTGAGCATAGCCGAGCAGGAGGAATGGGAAAAAGTTCAGGCCCGGGTACTTGCTATTTGTGAAAAGGCACATTCGGTGGGCATACCAGTAATGATTGATGCCGAGGAAAGCTGGATTCAGCAGACAATTGATATGCTGGCTTTGGACATGATGCACCTGTATAATGCAGAAAAGGCGATAGTTTATAATACCTACCAGCTATACCGTCATGATAAACTGGCCTCCTTAAAAAACGACCATGCTATTGCCGTTAAAGGTGGATTTATATTAGGTGCCAAACTGGTTCGTGGTGCCTATATGGAAAAGGAGCGTAAACGCGCCGAAGAAATGGGATACTTATCGCCGATTCAGCCTGACAAACGATCATCAGATAAAGACTATGATGCCGCTCTTGATTATTGCACCGATCATATTGAAACGCTTGCTTTTGTTGCAGGGACACATAATGAAGAAAGTTGCCGCGTATTGGCCGAACTTTTGGATAGAAAAAAAATTGATCATAAAAACCCGCATGTGTATTTTTCGCAGTTGTTGGGTATGAGCGATAATTTGAGCTTTAACCTTGCCAACTCCAACTATAATGTTGCAAAATATGTTCCTTATGGGCCTATTAAAGCTGTTTTGCCGTACCTATTCAGGAGGGCACAGGAAAACACCGCTATTGCCGGGCAGATGAGCCGGGAATTAAGCTTGATTGTAAAGGAGGTTGAAAGGAGAAAGATAGCCCGGTAA
- a CDS encoding RNA-binding S4 domain-containing protein, whose translation MIEFKVTGDYIPMIQLLKAVNLVQTGGEAQIVVTEGEVMYNGHIDYRKRLKVKKGDTVEFRGETIRVI comes from the coding sequence ATGATAGAATTTAAAGTTACCGGCGACTACATCCCCATGATCCAATTGTTAAAAGCTGTGAACCTGGTGCAAACCGGCGGCGAAGCGCAAATAGTTGTTACAGAGGGCGAAGTGATGTATAATGGACATATTGATTACCGCAAACGTCTTAAGGTAAAAAAAGGAGATACAGTTGAATTCAGGGGTGAAACTATCAGAGTTATATAA
- the aroB gene encoding 3-dehydroquinate synthase, which produces MKTIQSDNYPIYFEDSIAELEKFVKAGNYSRSFILTDEHTSIDCLPLIQAQFAGHENFDIIEVNSGEESKTIDFCIGIWKMLIDFEADRKSLLINLGGGVITDMGGFAASTFKRGIDFVHVPTTLLSQVDASVGGKTGIDMDNIKNIIGTFTQPKAVFIADEFLKTLPARQILSGTAEMLKHGLIKDAAYWAALKNSDLSIPSAELIYRSVEIKNEVVIEDPKENGIRKALNFGHTIGHAVETNSLINDKDPLTHGEAIALGMICEAYLSHKKTGLSSDHLTEIVTVINSLYPKYNLAAANYETLCAIMLKDKKNQNGKINCTLLTSIGQCSLDNICTDAELCESLAWYAAL; this is translated from the coding sequence ATGAAAACCATTCAGAGCGATAATTACCCCATATACTTCGAGGACAGTATAGCGGAACTCGAAAAGTTTGTTAAGGCCGGCAATTATTCAAGATCGTTTATATTAACAGATGAGCATACTTCAATTGATTGCCTCCCACTCATCCAGGCACAGTTTGCAGGGCATGAAAACTTTGATATTATAGAAGTTAACTCTGGTGAAGAAAGCAAGACTATTGATTTTTGCATCGGGATCTGGAAAATGCTGATTGATTTCGAAGCGGATCGTAAAAGCCTTCTGATCAACCTCGGTGGCGGCGTGATAACCGACATGGGCGGATTTGCTGCCTCAACCTTTAAACGTGGGATAGATTTTGTGCACGTTCCAACTACCCTCTTGTCACAGGTAGATGCCTCTGTAGGCGGCAAAACGGGGATAGATATGGATAATATTAAAAATATCATCGGCACCTTTACCCAGCCAAAGGCGGTATTTATCGCAGATGAATTTTTAAAGACACTACCCGCAAGGCAAATACTGTCAGGAACTGCCGAAATGCTTAAACATGGTCTTATAAAAGATGCCGCTTACTGGGCAGCATTAAAAAACAGCGACCTGAGCATACCTTCGGCCGAACTGATTTACCGGTCTGTTGAGATCAAAAATGAAGTTGTTATTGAAGATCCTAAAGAAAACGGAATTCGTAAGGCCCTTAACTTTGGGCACACCATTGGCCACGCGGTTGAAACCAATTCACTGATAAATGACAAAGATCCTTTAACCCATGGTGAAGCCATAGCGTTGGGGATGATCTGTGAGGCCTATCTGTCGCATAAAAAAACCGGACTAAGCAGTGATCATTTAACTGAAATCGTAACGGTAATCAACAGCCTGTACCCAAAGTATAACCTGGCGGCTGCTAATTATGAAACCTTGTGTGCCATTATGCTGAAAGATAAAAAGAACCAAAACGGAAAAATAAATTGCACATTATTGACAAGCATAGGCCAATGCAGCCTTGATAATATATGTACAGATGCCGAACTTTGCGAAAGCTTAGCCTGGTATGCAGCTTTATAA
- a CDS encoding sterol desaturase family protein has product MFHPDIRQETAILLVGLLVVMTVLEMWFSYRENRHYYEKRDTLTNIYLTTLAFLLNLAVGGSTFFILNFAGQFRLIEIHNTAIYWIVLVVVQDFLYWALHYTGHYCRLFWAIHVTHHSSTHFNFTTGFRSTVFEPLYRVFFYLPLALMGFNAVDILYAYLITQLYGNLVHTQYKIPLPKWYGLIFVTPSHHRVHHASNIPYLDKNMGMVLIIWDRMFGTFREENLPEPVKYGLTHQPDDLGPVNILFHEWKALLADVKKAPTFKIKLQYFLNPPGWSHDSSSQTARTLQREYKDQHSG; this is encoded by the coding sequence ATGTTCCACCCCGACATACGACAAGAAACAGCAATACTATTGGTAGGACTATTAGTAGTAATGACCGTGCTTGAAATGTGGTTCAGCTATCGCGAAAACCGCCACTATTACGAAAAAAGAGACACCCTTACCAATATTTATTTAACCACGCTGGCTTTCCTGCTAAATCTTGCCGTGGGCGGAAGCACTTTTTTTATACTTAATTTTGCCGGGCAATTCAGGCTGATTGAAATACATAATACCGCTATTTACTGGATAGTACTGGTGGTGGTACAGGATTTTTTGTATTGGGCATTGCATTACACCGGGCACTATTGCCGCCTTTTTTGGGCCATACATGTAACGCATCATTCCTCAACGCATTTTAATTTCACTACCGGTTTCCGTTCTACTGTTTTTGAACCGCTTTACCGGGTATTCTTTTACCTGCCCCTGGCCCTTATGGGGTTCAATGCGGTCGATATCCTTTACGCTTACTTAATTACCCAGCTTTATGGCAACCTTGTGCACACGCAGTATAAAATACCTTTACCAAAATGGTACGGGCTTATATTTGTAACGCCATCGCACCATAGGGTGCACCATGCCTCTAATATCCCCTACCTTGATAAAAACATGGGCATGGTATTAATTATCTGGGACCGGATGTTTGGTACCTTCCGCGAAGAAAACCTGCCTGAGCCGGTTAAATATGGACTAACCCATCAACCGGATGACCTTGGCCCTGTAAACATTCTTTTTCACGAATGGAAGGCTTTGCTCGCTGATGTAAAAAAGGCGCCTACCTTTAAAATTAAACTGCAATACTTTCTTAATCCTCCGGGCTGGAGCCATGATAGCAGCAGCCAAACGGCGCGCACGCTGCAAAGGGAGTATAAAGATCAGCATTCTGGCTAA